GGTTCGCCGTCCAGCGTTGCTGCCCATCCGGCGTTCGCGTTCTCCGGCACCACCAGCAACGCGTGCTCGCCGCCAGCAACCCGGACCGTCCGGTCGGTCGGCGCCCAGTCCAGTACGGTGACCTCCCGGTGCCGGGGCCCGGCGGAACTGTCGCCGCGCGCCGGCCGCAGGGCCGCATCCTGCACCACGAATCCCACCGAGGGCGTCGTCGCCAACCGGTGGCCGCCGGCCGGCAGATCCAGTACCGCGCCGTCCACGCCGCATATCCGCAGCGGCACCGGCCGCCCGGCCAGCACGTCACCCAGGGTCGCGTCGACCGCGGTGTCGTAGCGGAACCCGTCCAGTTCGACGGCCGGCCCGTCGCCACACCGTTCGACCACGGGGGTGTCGGCGTCGATCGGGTCCGACAGCTCCGCCAACGCGGGAATCTCCACCTCGGCGATGCCCGCAGTGGCGGGCCAGCCGTTACCACGCAGGTCGGCCAGCCGGTGCTGGGTCTCCCGCACGACGATCTCGATCCGATCGGTGCGTACGGCAGGGAACCGGACGGTTCCGTCGGTGCCCACCGGCACCGTCACCGCGCGACCCGGCGTGCGGATCTCGACCCGCTCGGGCAGCGAGCCGACCGGCAGCTCCGCCCCCTGCAATCGCAAACTGTCGATGCGTAGCTGGCCCGGCCAGCTCAGCCTCAGGGTGGGGCGCAGGTCGCCGGTGCCGGCCAGCCACGCCGTGCCCGGGTCACCGTCGATCGCCGCGTACGCGGCCACCGCTGGGTCTCCGGCTAGGTACGACGAGGCGGTCGCCCGCAGATCCTGGCCGGGCAGCCTCAGCTCGCCGCCCGGCCGGGCCACCGCGCGCAGTTCCATCCGGTATGTGCCGGCGGACGGATTGTGGAAGAGCCGATCCAACCCCATCGGCTCCTCGCCGACCTGAGCCAGGAACCGGTCGCAGCGGATCACCACGTCGTCCGCCCGCGTCGGGGCGCCGGTGCCCGCAGAGCCCGCTGCCGCGTTCCCGTCCGCGCCGGAGAGCGAGGTCGAGTAGCACGCCGGCCGGTGGGTTGGCCCACGGCTGAAGACCCAGCTGACCGGGCTCGACAGGTGCTGCGGCAGGTCAGTCGGGGCGCGCAGCGTGCGACGCACCTCGGCGTCCGGGATGGACAGCTCCCGGATGCCCACCCCTCCGTCGAGTCGGCCATCGGCCACCTCCAGCACGGTCACCCGGATCCGGTTGGTCGGCCCGGGCAGCGTGTAGTACGAGTGACCGCCGAGCGTCCGGGCAACCTCATGTTCGACCGAACCCCGGTCGGTGGTGATCCGGAATCTGGTCACCGGCCAGCCCACCGCCAGGTCGCTGACGAACGCGACAGCCACGCTGTCCACCTGGCGCGGGGTGTCCAGGTCGACCTGGAGCCACTGCCCGACCGGCCCGCTCAGCGGAGCCGAGTGCCAGGCGGTGGCGTCGTCGCCGTCGACGGCCGCGAACGGCAGGTGCGACGGGTCGGCCGGGCCGAGATGGTCCACGAAACTCGTCGCCGACGAGGCGGTCACATCGCGGATGCCCTGGTAGACCGCGGTGGTCTGGTGCTGGCTGCCGGCGAACGGCAGCAGGTCGAGGGCGACTCTGCCCTGCCGCCCCGCCTCGTTGGCGGTCAACGTCTGGGAAAGGTTGTCCCGGGCCCGGCCGATGTTCCGCTCCCGGCGGCGCAGGCCGTCGGTGACGATCCACGAGTCGCCGGTCAGGTTCGGGGAGTCGTCCCGGTCACCGGCGAGTACCACCGGCCGGTCCCGTTCCACCACCCCCTGTTCCAGCAGGGGCAGCAGCGACTCTGGGCCACCGCTGACCGTCGGCACGTCGGCGGTGAGCACCGCCGAGGCGGTCGGCACCGACCGCTGTACCTCGTACACCTCGATGGCCGGCAGGGAGCCGGAGCCGCCGTCCACCGGGCTGCCGAGCGTCCGGGACAGGGCGTCGGTGGTGCCGAAGGTCGCCACCCGGGCAATGCCCGGCGAGTCCGCCAACGCCCGGCGCAGCACCGCCACCGGCGGCGCGTCGATCTGGTTCCGGTCGAGGTCGTTGCGCAGCAGCAGATGCCGGAAGCCGGAGCGGGCGAGCAGATCGGCCAGACCGGTCGAGCCCTGGCCGCCGGCCAACACCTGCTCGACGGTGTCCATCATCCGGGTGTTGCCGTTCGAACCGAGCGGGATCTGGTTGCGCACCGCCCATGGTGCGCCGGCCAACGCCTGCAACGGTTCGTCGACCGTACGCCCCCACACGTACTGCCCGAAGCCGGAGCCGGGCACCATCAGCGTGCGGGCCAACGCGTCACGGTCGGCGAGCCAGGTTGCCGCGGCCCGCCAGTGCGGTGGCAGATCGGACCAGCCCGGCCCGGCCCGCAGCTGCCCGAGCCAGGCCGGCGCGGCGGAGCCCAGGACGAGCAGCAGCACCGGCACGAAGATCAGCGGACGCAGCCGGATAGTGGGCCGGCGCCGGGCCAACGCGTGGTGCATCCGGGTGGCGACCGCATCGACGCCGTGCGCGAAGCCGAGCATCAGCGGCAGCCGCAGCACCGGGTCGAGCTTGTGCACGTTGCGAAACGGCGCCAGCGGGCCGTCCAGCAGGTTGCGGACCGACTCGGACAGCGGGCTGTCCACCGCGCCGACGTAGCCGATGGTCAGCAGGGTCAGCCCGGTGAGGAAGCCGGTCACGAGAAACCGTCGCTCGGGCAGCAGGTTCCCGGCCAACCCGGCCAACCCGATCAGCGCCACCAGCGCGGTGAGCACCATCAGCGCAGGGTGGTCGATCAGCATCCAGCCGGCCGGCCACCAGGGGTCGCCCTGCACGATGTACGCCACCCACTGGTTGGTGCCGCGTACCGCCTGGAACAGCGAGGCCACCGCCGTCGTGGTGGTGGACGACTCGATGAAGTCGAGGAAGGGGAGACTGTACTGGCCGAGTAGCAGCAGCGGCACGATCCACCACAGGCAGACCCCGAGTACGCAGACACACCACCAGGCGACCAGCCGCCGATGCTGCGTGTCCCAGCGCCGGGTGAGCAGCCAGACACCGGGTAGCAGCAGGGCGAGCAGCACGATCGCCGCGTTGATCCCGCCCATGCCCAGGACGGCCAGCGCGGAGAGCGCGGCGGCCCGGCGCGGCGAGCCGATCCGGCGTACGGTCACCAACGGCAACAGCACCCACGGCAGCATCGCGGCGGAGATCGTCTCCGCCGACAGCACGCCGACCTCGGTGATGACCCGGGGTGCCAACGCATAACCCAGCGCCGCCGCGTAGCGGGTCGGCTCGGTGCCGATGTTCAGCGCCCGGGCCAGCCGCAGCAGTCCGTAGAAGGCGGCGACGAGCAGCAGCGCCGTCCACAGCCGCTGGGTGGTCCACGGCGCAATCCCGAGCAGCTGACCGGCCGCGAAGAACGGCCCCATCGGGAACAGGTAGCCGTACGCCTGGTTCTGCAGTTCCCCCGAGGTGGCCTCCGGGTTCCACAGGTGCAGCGCCCGGGCCAGGAAGTGGATCGGGTTGGCGGCCAGATCGAGCTTGGTGTCGAAGGTGACCTGCCCAGGCCGCTGACCGAACGCGATCGCGGTAAGCAGTAGCAGCGACAGCATGGTGCCGGGCGAGCGGCGCAGCCGCGCCAGCACCCGGCTCATCGGCGACACTCCGGGGGCAGGCAACTCAGGTCGGCCAGCGCCGAGAAGAAGATGCGCCGCATCCCGCCCGGCTGCTCGGTGACGAAGACCCGCCCGCCGGTGGCCTTCGCGATCGCGTTCAGCTCCTCGGGGTCGATGTCCGCACCGAGGCCGATGAAGATGATCGGCAAGGGGCGGCGCGGTTCCTGCAACCGCTTGAGTTCGGCGAGGAAGTCGGCCCGGCCGATGCTGTCGTCGTCCTCGTTGCGCCCGTCGGTCATCACCAGCACCAGGTTGATCCGCCCCGGCGTCCAGTTGCGCCGCGCGTCGCGGTACGCGGCCAGCGTGCTGTCGTACAGCCCGGTGCCGCCCTGCGGCTTGACCCGAACGTCGGCCAACGCCTCGGTCAGCTGTTTCCGCTGGCCGCCCAGCGGGCCCACCGGCAGGATCTCGCGGTAGTCCCGGTCCCCGTCGACCTTGGTGGAGAAGGCCCAGATGCCGAGTTCGCTGTTGTCCAACAGCAGCGCGGCCCCCTCCTGGGCAGCCCGCACGGTGGCGTCGAGCCGGGTGCCGCCGCCCGGCACCGCCGCGGCCATCGAACCGGAAACGTCCAACAGGGTGAGGATCCGGGCGCTGCGCTGCACCCCGCTCCAGCCGGTCAGCACATCGCTGACCGTCTCCTCCGCCGGCAACGCAACCGGCCGACGTTCCTCCGCCCGCAGTCGGTCGCCGGCCGGCATGGCCGGCGGAAAGCCGGCCGAGGTCCGGAAGCCGTAGCCGGTAAACGTCTCCCGCGCCTCGCCGGTGAGCAGCCTGGCGAGGAATCCCGCGGCGGCGTCGCGCGTCCGGGCCTGCGCGGCGGGCAGCACCGCGTACGGCAGGTCGAGCCAGGGCACCTCGATCTCCGGGTACGCCGCGACCAGCTTGCCGGCGGCGGCGAGCGCGTTGTGTTCGAGTACGGCCTGTTCGCTGGCGGCGACGGCGTCGACCCGGCCGGGCAGGTCCCGGTTCGGGGCCAGCGAGCTGGCGTCCTCGGCCGGGCTGAAGGTCCGCTCGGCGAGGCGGCGCAGGGTCGCCGCCACGGTCGCGGCCGAGTCCCGGTTGTCGTCGGCCAGCACCCGGGCACCGAGCAGCGCACCGACCCCGACCGGGTCCACCGCCGGGTCCGGCAGCCCGACCTGGATCGCACCCGCCCTGGCGCCGACCAGCGATGCCCAGGTCAGCGGCCTGGCCGGCCACCCCGATCGGCGTGCGACGCGTTCGTTGACCGCCAGCACCACCGGCGTGCTCGCCACCGACGTGCCCTGACCGGGCACCTCGAACGCGCCCGCGGCGCGGGCCCGGCGCAGCCAGAACGTCGACTCCGGCAGCCACGCGTCCGCGACATCCTCACCGTCGGCGAGTTCCCGGACGACGGTGGCCGACGGCCGGGCCTGCACCTCGACCGACACGCATGGTTGGCTGCCGGCGTTCTCCCGCGCCACGCGGTCGAGCGCCGACGCGATCACCGGAGCGGCCATCACCCGGAGTCGGACCTGTTCGACGCAGGTCGGGGTGCCCCGGTCGGCCCGGATGTACGCCACCGCCGCCCAGGCGGTCAGCAGCAGCACCAGTGCGGCACTGAGCAGCACCACCGGCGAACGGCGGGACAGGGCGCGCGTCGGCGCGGGACGGTCGGCAACCACCGCCGCCTCACCTCCTCGTCACCCCTGCGGACGGCGCCCCACCGCAGGTCACCACACCGGCCACGACGAGGTCGGGCGGCCGGGCACCGGGCATCGCACGCGGTTGCGCTGCACACCCTGCCAAGGTTTACGCCCGTCGGCAAACCCCCGATCGACGACCCGTTATCGGATCGTCGCTGCCGAATCTGCCCATTGCGCACCCGGGGCGCACCGCCCTAGGGTGGCGCGATCGTGCTCACATTACTCACCGGTAGGAGCAGCGTGGACAAGTCCGGCACCCCCTCCCGCCACGTCCTGTTCCTCAACTGGCGAGACACCACCAACCCCGAGGGCGGCGGCTCCGAGGTCTACATCGAACGGATCGCCGCCGAGCTGGTCACCGCTGGTTACCGGGTGACTCTGCTCTGTGCGGCCCACCGTAACGCCGGCCCGGCGGACACCACCGAGTCCGGCGTACGCGTGCTGCGCCGTGGCTCGCGGATGACCGTCTACCTCCGCGCGGCGCTGATCTGCCTCGCCGCCCGTTTCGGGCTTGGCCCGCTGAGCCGACGCGGTCTCGGCCGGCCCGACCTGGTCGTGGACGTCTGCAACGGGGTGCCGTTCTTCGCCCCCCTCTACGCCGGGCGGCCGGTCATCGCGCTGGTGCATCACGTGCACCGGGAACAGTGGCCGGTGGTCTTCGGCCCGTGGATGTGCCGGCTGGGCTGGTGGATCGAGTCCTGGCTGGCGGTGCGGCTCTACCGGCGGTGCCGCTACATCACCGTCTCGGAGGCGAGCCGGGCCGAACTGACCGAGTTGGGGGTGGACGTCGAACGGATCGACGTGGTGCCCAACGGCACGCCACCGGTGACCGGCCCGGCACTACCGCGCACCGCCCACCCGTCGCTGCTGGTGCTCGGCCGTCTGGTGCCACACAAGCGGGTGGAGATCGCCCTGCGGACGGTCGCCGAACTGGCCACCGAGCTGCCCGAACTGGAGCTGGTGGTGGCCGGGCAGGGCTGGTGGGAGGAGCCGCTACGCGAGCGGTGCGCCGCCCTCGGCATCACCGACCGGGTACGGTTCGCCGGCTTCGTCAGCGAGGACGAGAAGCACGAGCTGCTCTGCTCGGCCTGGCTCGCCCTGACCCCGTCGGTCAAGGAGGGCTGGGGTCTGATCATCGTGGAGGCCGCCGCGCGCAGTACGCCGACGGTGGCCTTCCGGTACGCGGGCGGGGTCGCCGAGGCGATGGTCGACACCGAAACCGGTCTGCTGGTCGACGACGAGCGGGAGTTCACGGCGGTCGTCCGCGAGCTGCTCGCCGACGACGTACGGCGCAAGGCGATGGGCGAGGCGGCGCTGGCCCATGCGGCCCGCTACACCTGGACGGCGACCGGCGACCGGTTCGCGCAGCTGGTAGCTCAGGCGACCGCCCGCACCGGCTGAGCTACCCCGGTCGGGGCTGGACACGACGAAGGGCGCCCGCGTGACGCGAGCGCCCTGTCGCCGTGCGGGGTCAGCGCGTGCCGTACAGCGGGGCCTCGGTCTGCTCACTCACCTTGGAGTTCGCGGCCTCCTTGGCGGACGGGCTGAGCGCATTCGCCAGACCGACGCTGCCGAGCAGGCCGAGCACGACCCCGAGTACCCCGACGGCGACGAACGCGGGCAGGTTCCTCATCCACCTTCTCCTTCCGCGGGACTCGCGTGCCGGGACGCTACCACGCGGTAGCACCGTCGTGCAGTGCCCGAAAATCCGACAACCAGCACCACCGTTCCGGCCAGCAGGTGAGCCAGGCCCACCGGGCCGGGTCGGCGCGGCGCGGGCGGTGGACGCCACGCCGGATTCTCGTACAGGCTCAGCTCCTCGCCCGCGTACGCCGGCCGCAGGCCGGCCAGTGTCGCCGGGTCCGGCGACGGACCGGCGGCCCGCTGCACCAGCACCCAGCGGGGGCCGGCCACCGCCACCGGCTCGCCCGCCGCGAGCAGCTCACGCAGCCGCGCGGCCCGGTGATCCTCCCCGGCGACCGAGATGCCGTCCACCCGCAGCGTGTCGTCGATGAGGACGGGCACACCGAGGTACCGGGGCGCCGGGTCGATCACCACCCGACCGCCGTTCCAGGCGTAACTCTGGTACTCCTGGAACGGCAGCGAGACGACCTCACCCGGCCGCTCGTCGACCAGCCGGGCCACCGTCGCCCAGTCCGCCGGCCAGGCCACCGGACGTAGCCGTCCCGCACCGCCGAAGGCGAGGTCGGGCAGGATGGCCAGCGGCAACAGCGCCGCGCCGGCCAGCAGCACGCGCCCGGTCGCCGCGTCGAACCGGGCCGCGAGCCGCCCGGCGAGTCGCTCCGCACCGAGCGCCCCGGCGATCGCCAGGACCAGCACGTACGGCACCAGCAGTTTCTGCCCGTCGCGGAGCAGCCCGGCACCGGGCACACCGGCGACGAGCCAGCCCAGCAGGCTCGCCCCGCCGGGCAGTACGCCGAGCGCCGCGCCCAGCCACGAACCGACCGCCAGCAGCCCGAGCCGGCCCACGACCGGGCCCGGCCAACGGCGCCGCAGCAGCGGTACGCCGTACCCGGCGACCGCCAGCACCACCAGCGTGGCCAGCGGCACCAGCCACCCGCCCCGGGATGCCGGGGTGGCCTGCCCGTTCCAGATGCCACCGGTGCCGGCGAGCGCCACCAGCGGCCCGGCCCAGTTCTCCGTGCGGGCGGCGAAGACCGCCACCCCGGCCGGATCGGAGCGGCCGTCACCGGCCCCGGCGAACCCGGCCACCAACCACGGCGCGTTCAACAGCAGCGTCACACCCACTCCGGTCGGCGCCGCGCGGACCGCCCCCGGGTACCGCCCCACCAGCAGCACGGCGACCACGACCAGGGCGAGCAGGCCACCGGTCGGTGTGATCGCCGAAGCGGCCGCCGCCAGCAACAGGCGCCGCAGCGCACCCCGCTCGGCCCGGCGTACCCCGATCGCCGCGCCCACCAGCCAGGGCAACGCGGCGTACACGACCAGCAGCCCCCACTGGCCGATCAGCAACCGCTCGGCCAGGTACGGCGTCCAGGCGTACCCGAGTGCGGCCACCACCCGCACCGCCACCCGCCCGGTCGGCACCAGCCGCGCGGCGCCGAGCGCGGCCAGGTACAGGATCGCCACCAGAACCAGTCGTTGCAGCAGCCACCCCGGGACCAGCTGGTTGGCCAGTGCCACCACCGCGTCCTGCGGGACGGCCCGGGGCAGCGCCGTGGCCGGAGCGATCGCCTCCCAGCCCAGCTGCTGCCGGGGCACGAAGACCATGTCGTAGCGCAACACGTACCCGGGCAGGGCCAGCGGCGCGAGCACCACCGCCGTCACGGCGGCGGCCACCGCGTGCGGCACCAGCCGTTCCCGCATCGTCGACCTCACCACTGCCGGTGCGCGGCGACCGGCCGCGCTGGTGGCGGCCACTGTACGCGGCCGTCGCCGGTCCGAAGCGGCCCGCCGCCGAACCATCCGTTGGCCTGATGGGAGCCGCGGTGATCGGTGTGGCAGTCTTCCCGCCATGGCATCGACGGAGGCGGACCACTCCGCGGCACCTGGCCGGATCGGTGGCTGGCTCGATGGCGACCGGATCGGGGCGGCGGCGCTCGCGATGATCGCGCTCAGCGTCTTGGGGCGTGTCCACGTGGCGTCCCGCGGTTTCCTGGCGGCGGACGACTACGTGATGATCAGCCAGGCGGCCGAGTCCGAGCTGACCGTCGAGCATCTTCTCACCCTCTACAACAACCACCTCATGCCCGGTGGACGGCTGATCACCTGGCTGGTCACCGAGCACTTCGGGGTGGCCTACTGGCCGTATGTCCTGCTCATGGCGATCGGCCAGGCGATCCTCGGGGTCGCCTTCTTCCACCTGCTGCGCCGGCTGCTCCGTCCGTCGGCGCTGCTGCTCCTGCCGCTCGGCGTGCTGCTGTTCAGCCCGCTGACCCTGGAGGCGACCTCCTGGTGGGCCGTCGGGGTCAACCTGCTGCCGATGCAGATCGCCATGGTGCTCGCGGTCGGCGCGCAGGTCGGCTACGTGCAGACCGGGCGCAGGCGGCACCTGGCCATCCTGGCGCTGTCCGTCGTCTTCGGGCTGGTCTTCTTCGAGAAGTCGATCCTGATCGTGCCCTTGGTCTTCCTGCTGACCGCCGCTCTCTACGCCGAAGGCGGTCTGCTCCGCAGCGTCTGGACCACGATCCGCCGCTGGTGGCCGTCGTGGCTGCTGCTGACGGTGCTGTCGCTCGGCTTCCTCGCCGCCTACCTGGTGCGCTCGGAGTCCTCGCTGCGCCGGCCGGAATCGGCGGGGGAGGTGTTCCTCTTCCTACGGCAGTTGTTCGGGTCCACCCTGATACCGGGGCTGGTGGGCGGACCGTGGCAGTGGCTGGAGGCGGGGGACGGCGCACCGGTCGCGGCCCCGCCGGAACTCGGCACCTGGGTGGGCTGGATCATCGTCGTCGCGCTGATCGTGGCGACCGTACGGCGAGGTCGCCGGGCCCGGCGGGTGTGGCTGCTGCTCGGGGCGTACCTGCTCATGGTGGCGGCGCTGCTGGCCGCGACCCGGCTCGGTTCGGTCTTCAGCGAGGTCGCCGGCGGCGTCCCCCGCTACGTCAGCGACGTCGTCGTGGTCGCCGCGATCTGCGTCGGTGTCGCGGCGGTCGGGCTGGCCCGACCATCCCGGGCGACGGGTGGGATCGAGCCCCCCGTCGGCGCTGGGCAGCCGGCCGGGCCGGACACCCGCCCGCAGCCGGAGGAGAAGAGTGCCGACGCTCCGGCCCCGCCGCCGCTTGCCCTGCAACCGGTGACCACGCCGGCCGTGGTGGCCGCGCCCGCGGCGCCGGTACGAGCCGCCCAGCCGGTCCGGGTGGTGTCGCGACCGGGTGTCATCCACGCCGAGGCACCGGTGGACCCGGAGCCGGAGTTCGTTCCACCACGTACCCCCGAAGCGGAGCAGGCCCTCGGACCGGAACCCGTCCCCGGACCGGAACCTGCCCCCGCTCTGGACGCCGCACCTACCCCGCAGTCGGCCGGTACACCACAGCCGGTCACCCGGCCGGATCCCGACCCGGTTGCGGAACCCGAGCCCACCCCACCCACGCGGTCCGCCGACCGGCCGGGACCGGCGACGGCGGCGGTGAACATGGCGTTGGCACTGGCACTCGTCGCCCTCTGCCTGGGCACGGCCTGGACCACCGCCCGGTACGGCGACGAATGGGCGGCAAAGGCCGGCAGGTCGTACATCGACACCGTCCGGATCGAGATGGCCAGCGCGCCACCGGGAACGGTCTTCTTCGACGCACCGGTTCCGGACCGCGTCGTGCCGAGCCTCTCCTGGCCGTACAACCTCCAGTCCCGGTTCTTCAGCGCCATCGACACCCGCCCCACCTTCGTGGATGAGGCCGACAACCTGTCGGTGCTCGACGGGCTCGGCCGCATCCAGGTGGCCGCCGTCGTCGGCAGCACGATCCAGCCCGGCCCGCAGGACGGCTGTGGATACCTGGTCACCAGCGCAGAGACGGTCCGGATGCGCCTGGACGAACCGCGCAGTGACTGGCACTGGGTGGTACGGGTCGGCTACCTGAGTTCGGCCGACGGCACGGCCACGCTGAGGTTCGGCAGCGGTGTCGCCCATTTCCCGGTCAAGAAGGGCCTGCACCAGCGC
This is a stretch of genomic DNA from Micromonospora sp. WMMD1082. It encodes these proteins:
- a CDS encoding glycosyltransferase family 4 protein, with translation MDKSGTPSRHVLFLNWRDTTNPEGGGSEVYIERIAAELVTAGYRVTLLCAAHRNAGPADTTESGVRVLRRGSRMTVYLRAALICLAARFGLGPLSRRGLGRPDLVVDVCNGVPFFAPLYAGRPVIALVHHVHREQWPVVFGPWMCRLGWWIESWLAVRLYRRCRYITVSEASRAELTELGVDVERIDVVPNGTPPVTGPALPRTAHPSLLVLGRLVPHKRVEIALRTVAELATELPELELVVAGQGWWEEPLRERCAALGITDRVRFAGFVSEDEKHELLCSAWLALTPSVKEGWGLIIVEAAARSTPTVAFRYAGGVAEAMVDTETGLLVDDEREFTAVVRELLADDVRRKAMGEAALAHAARYTWTATGDRFAQLVAQATARTG
- a CDS encoding alpha-(1->3)-arabinofuranosyltransferase, translated to MSRVLARLRRSPGTMLSLLLLTAIAFGQRPGQVTFDTKLDLAANPIHFLARALHLWNPEATSGELQNQAYGYLFPMGPFFAAGQLLGIAPWTTQRLWTALLLVAAFYGLLRLARALNIGTEPTRYAAALGYALAPRVITEVGVLSAETISAAMLPWVLLPLVTVRRIGSPRRAAALSALAVLGMGGINAAIVLLALLLPGVWLLTRRWDTQHRRLVAWWCVCVLGVCLWWIVPLLLLGQYSLPFLDFIESSTTTTAVASLFQAVRGTNQWVAYIVQGDPWWPAGWMLIDHPALMVLTALVALIGLAGLAGNLLPERRFLVTGFLTGLTLLTIGYVGAVDSPLSESVRNLLDGPLAPFRNVHKLDPVLRLPLMLGFAHGVDAVATRMHHALARRRPTIRLRPLIFVPVLLLVLGSAAPAWLGQLRAGPGWSDLPPHWRAAATWLADRDALARTLMVPGSGFGQYVWGRTVDEPLQALAGAPWAVRNQIPLGSNGNTRMMDTVEQVLAGGQGSTGLADLLARSGFRHLLLRNDLDRNQIDAPPVAVLRRALADSPGIARVATFGTTDALSRTLGSPVDGGSGSLPAIEVYEVQRSVPTASAVLTADVPTVSGGPESLLPLLEQGVVERDRPVVLAGDRDDSPNLTGDSWIVTDGLRRRERNIGRARDNLSQTLTANEAGRQGRVALDLLPFAGSQHQTTAVYQGIRDVTASSATSFVDHLGPADPSHLPFAAVDGDDATAWHSAPLSGPVGQWLQVDLDTPRQVDSVAVAFVSDLAVGWPVTRFRITTDRGSVEHEVARTLGGHSYYTLPGPTNRIRVTVLEVADGRLDGGVGIRELSIPDAEVRRTLRAPTDLPQHLSSPVSWVFSRGPTHRPACYSTSLSGADGNAAAGSAGTGAPTRADDVVIRCDRFLAQVGEEPMGLDRLFHNPSAGTYRMELRAVARPGGELRLPGQDLRATASSYLAGDPAVAAYAAIDGDPGTAWLAGTGDLRPTLRLSWPGQLRIDSLRLQGAELPVGSLPERVEIRTPGRAVTVPVGTDGTVRFPAVRTDRIEIVVRETQHRLADLRGNGWPATAGIAEVEIPALAELSDPIDADTPVVERCGDGPAVELDGFRYDTAVDATLGDVLAGRPVPLRICGVDGAVLDLPAGGHRLATTPSVGFVVQDAALRPARGDSSAGPRHREVTVLDWAPTDRTVRVAGGEHALLVVPENANAGWAATLDGEPVVTARVDGWQQAWILPAGAGGEVRLIFEPDRPYRAGLAAGALTAVGVLVLAAWPARRRAMVGAGLGSTIPAEAPAWAIGTVLVLLLAALGGVLPVAIVLAAMLLRQLAVRALPVVVLGGLAVATTVAVAGRLNGHGQEWVYGSWTQAAMLIAIGAVVAAVVPVPGVRPDPAVQDDVTPGTSGGSPEAPETRAEGDDGTVAR
- a CDS encoding substrate-binding and VWA domain-containing protein, with the translated sequence MVADRPAPTRALSRRSPVVLLSAALVLLLTAWAAVAYIRADRGTPTCVEQVRLRVMAAPVIASALDRVARENAGSQPCVSVEVQARPSATVVRELADGEDVADAWLPESTFWLRRARAAGAFEVPGQGTSVASTPVVLAVNERVARRSGWPARPLTWASLVGARAGAIQVGLPDPAVDPVGVGALLGARVLADDNRDSAATVAATLRRLAERTFSPAEDASSLAPNRDLPGRVDAVAASEQAVLEHNALAAAGKLVAAYPEIEVPWLDLPYAVLPAAQARTRDAAAGFLARLLTGEARETFTGYGFRTSAGFPPAMPAGDRLRAEERRPVALPAEETVSDVLTGWSGVQRSARILTLLDVSGSMAAAVPGGGTRLDATVRAAQEGAALLLDNSELGIWAFSTKVDGDRDYREILPVGPLGGQRKQLTEALADVRVKPQGGTGLYDSTLAAYRDARRNWTPGRINLVLVMTDGRNEDDDSIGRADFLAELKRLQEPRRPLPIIFIGLGADIDPEELNAIAKATGGRVFVTEQPGGMRRIFFSALADLSCLPPECRR
- a CDS encoding procyclic acidic repetitive family protein, which produces MASTEADHSAAPGRIGGWLDGDRIGAAALAMIALSVLGRVHVASRGFLAADDYVMISQAAESELTVEHLLTLYNNHLMPGGRLITWLVTEHFGVAYWPYVLLMAIGQAILGVAFFHLLRRLLRPSALLLLPLGVLLFSPLTLEATSWWAVGVNLLPMQIAMVLAVGAQVGYVQTGRRRHLAILALSVVFGLVFFEKSILIVPLVFLLTAALYAEGGLLRSVWTTIRRWWPSWLLLTVLSLGFLAAYLVRSESSLRRPESAGEVFLFLRQLFGSTLIPGLVGGPWQWLEAGDGAPVAAPPELGTWVGWIIVVALIVATVRRGRRARRVWLLLGAYLLMVAALLAATRLGSVFSEVAGGVPRYVSDVVVVAAICVGVAAVGLARPSRATGGIEPPVGAGQPAGPDTRPQPEEKSADAPAPPPLALQPVTTPAVVAAPAAPVRAAQPVRVVSRPGVIHAEAPVDPEPEFVPPRTPEAEQALGPEPVPGPEPAPALDAAPTPQSAGTPQPVTRPDPDPVAEPEPTPPTRSADRPGPATAAVNMALALALVALCLGTAWTTARYGDEWAAKAGRSYIDTVRIEMASAPPGTVFFDAPVPDRVVPSLSWPYNLQSRFFSAIDTRPTFVDEADNLSVLDGLGRIQVAAVVGSTIQPGPQDGCGYLVTSAETVRMRLDEPRSDWHWVVRVGYLSSADGTATLRFGSGVAHFPVKKGLHQRFFRIVGGGAAVELTVAGADVSLCINDISIGDLAPRSE